A genome region from Chitinophagales bacterium includes the following:
- the sucD gene encoding succinate--CoA ligase subunit alpha, which yields MSVLVNKNSRVVVQGFTGKEGTFHATQMIEYGTNVIGGVTPGKGGTKHIEKPVFNTVWDARKQEGANVSIIFVPPAFAADAIMESADAGIELIVAITEGIPVQDMVKVKNFLSTRNSRLIGPNCPGIITPNEAKVGIMPGFVFKKGNVGIVSKSGTLTYEAADQVAKAGLGVTTAIGIGGDPIIGTTTKEAVELFMNDPETEAIVMIGEIGGSLEADAARWIQENGNKKPVIGFIAGQTAPAGRRMGHAGAIIGGAEDTAAAKMEIMRQCGLTVVASPAEIGETVANVLKSVTV from the coding sequence ATGAGTGTATTAGTAAACAAAAATTCAAGAGTAGTAGTACAAGGTTTTACAGGAAAAGAAGGCACCTTCCACGCCACCCAAATGATTGAATACGGCACCAACGTTATTGGAGGAGTTACTCCGGGCAAAGGTGGTACCAAACATATTGAAAAGCCCGTATTTAATACCGTATGGGATGCCAGAAAACAAGAAGGCGCAAACGTAAGCATAATATTTGTTCCACCTGCATTTGCTGCCGATGCCATTATGGAATCTGCCGATGCCGGAATTGAGCTAATTGTAGCCATTACCGAAGGCATTCCCGTACAAGACATGGTGAAAGTTAAAAACTTTTTAAGCACTAGAAATTCTAGACTAATTGGCCCAAACTGCCCTGGCATTATTACACCAAACGAAGCTAAAGTTGGTATTATGCCCGGTTTTGTTTTCAAAAAAGGTAATGTAGGCATCGTTTCAAAATCCGGCACACTCACTTACGAAGCTGCCGACCAAGTTGCCAAAGCCGGACTAGGCGTTACCACCGCCATTGGTATTGGAGGCGACCCAATTATTGGTACCACCACCAAAGAGGCCGTTGAATTATTCATGAACGATCCAGAAACAGAAGCCATTGTTATGATTGGCGAAATTGGTGGCAGCTTAGAAGCCGATGCCGCTCGTTGGATTCAAGAAAATGGCAATAAAAAGCCGGTAATAGGTTTCATTGCAGGCCAAACTGCACCTGCCGGAAGAAGAATGGGACATGCCGGAGCCATTATTGGTGGAGCAGAAGATACTGCTGCTGCTAAAATGGAAATTATGCGTCAATGTGGATTAACCGTAGTAGCCTCACCCGCAGAAATAGGAGAAACGGTAGCCAATGTTTTAAAATCTGTAACAGTTTAA
- a CDS encoding ATP-binding cassette domain-containing protein: MIEMQNVKKNFGTQQVLRGVSTVFEAGKCNLIIGKSGSGKTVTLKCLVGLFEPDEGSILYSNRDITKMDFDEKKKIRQEFGMLFQGTALFDSMTVEDNIRFPLDMFTDMADSEKADRVNFCLHRVNMSGTNKKYPGELSGGMKKRVGIARAIVNNPKYLFCDEPNSGLDPKTALVIDHLIKEITEEYKMTTVINTHDMNSVMGIGDKVVFLHEGLKYWEGNNKEILQITSGELFDFIFASDFLKDLRRRAQY; this comes from the coding sequence ATGATAGAAATGCAAAACGTAAAGAAAAACTTTGGCACACAGCAAGTTTTGCGTGGTGTGAGTACAGTTTTTGAAGCAGGAAAATGCAACCTCATTATAGGGAAATCCGGTTCCGGAAAAACCGTAACGTTAAAATGTTTGGTAGGGCTGTTTGAGCCCGATGAAGGAAGCATCCTTTACAGCAACCGCGATATAACCAAAATGGATTTTGACGAAAAGAAAAAAATCCGCCAAGAATTTGGAATGCTTTTCCAAGGAACCGCACTCTTCGATTCAATGACCGTGGAAGACAACATCCGTTTTCCTTTAGATATGTTTACAGATATGGCAGACAGCGAAAAGGCCGATCGCGTAAACTTTTGCCTCCATAGAGTAAACATGAGCGGAACCAACAAGAAATACCCGGGCGAACTTTCTGGTGGCATGAAAAAACGTGTTGGCATTGCACGCGCCATTGTAAATAACCCCAAATACTTATTCTGCGATGAACCCAACTCCGGCTTAGACCCCAAAACCGCACTAGTAATAGACCATCTTATCAAAGAAATTACAGAAGAATACAAAATGACTACTGTAATCAATACCCACGATATGAACAGCGTAATGGGCATAGGCGATAAAGTAGTTTTTTTACACGAAGGATTAAAGTACTGGGAAGGCAATAACAAAGAAATACTACAAATAACCTCCGGAGAACTTTTTGATTTTATATTCGCTTCCGATTTTCTGAAAGATTTGAGAAGAAGAGCACAGTATTAA
- a CDS encoding ABC transporter permease — protein sequence MDKIFQPLGDYLLLIRASFARPEKTKMYWLEAMRQCYSIGIGSLPIIAIISLFMGAVTSVQFSYQLRSISLVPMWWMGSIVRKSMILELAPTLSALLLAGKVGSNIASELGTMRISEQIDAYEIMGVNTRSYLIGPKIIAAFFMFPMLVIISVFLGITGGWLAGVLGNFYTTSEYVRGVQDAMKSYDVFIMFIKSILFAFIISSISCFKGYTVQGGAVEIGVASTQAVVQSSVVVIVVNFLVAFLLL from the coding sequence ATGGATAAAATTTTTCAACCCTTAGGTGATTATTTGCTACTCATACGCGCATCATTTGCGCGCCCCGAAAAAACCAAAATGTATTGGCTCGAAGCCATGCGCCAATGCTACTCTATAGGTATTGGTTCATTGCCAATTATTGCTATTATTTCACTGTTTATGGGTGCTGTAACATCTGTTCAGTTCTCGTACCAATTGCGCAGCATTAGCTTAGTGCCCATGTGGTGGATGGGCTCCATTGTGCGCAAGAGCATGATATTAGAATTAGCCCCTACCCTTTCAGCACTTCTTTTAGCAGGAAAAGTAGGCTCAAACATCGCTTCAGAGTTAGGAACCATGCGTATAAGCGAACAAATTGACGCATACGAAATTATGGGTGTAAATACCCGCTCCTATCTTATTGGCCCCAAAATTATTGCAGCCTTTTTTATGTTTCCTATGTTGGTAATTATTAGTGTATTTTTAGGAATTACCGGAGGCTGGCTGGCTGGCGTGCTTGGCAATTTCTACACTACCAGCGAATATGTACGCGGTGTACAAGATGCCATGAAAAGCTACGATGTATTTATCATGTTCATTAAATCCATTTTGTTTGCATTTATTATTTCCTCCATTTCGTGTTTTAAAGGCTATACTGTACAAGGAGGTGCTGTAGAAATTGGAGTTGCCAGCACGCAAGCAGTAGTGCAAAGCAGTGTTGTAGTTATTGTTGTTAACTTCTTAGTTGCCTTTTTACTGTTATGA
- a CDS encoding glycosyltransferase family 2 protein, whose protein sequence is MDISVVVPLLNEEESLPELTQWIERIMSQHHFTYEVILVDDGSKDNSWKVITQLAQANPNLKGIKFKRNYGKSAALYKGFEAAQGNVVITMDADLQDSPDEIPELYNLITKENFDLVSGWKQKRFDNTLTKNIPSKLYNWTTRKVSGIQLHDMNCGLKAYKNEVVKSIEVYGEMHRYIPVLAKRAGYSKIGEKTVQHQARKYGTTKFGIERFLYGLLDLLSVTFITQFAKRPMHLFGGLGILSFFIGFCVLLYLSIAKFAFAAYRMTERPIFYLGLISIIVGVQLFLAGFLAELISRSASNRNEYDISQRIGITE, encoded by the coding sequence ATGGATATTTCAGTAGTTGTACCTTTGTTGAACGAAGAAGAATCGCTGCCGGAATTAACGCAGTGGATTGAACGCATTATGAGCCAGCACCACTTTACCTACGAAGTAATTCTAGTAGATGATGGCAGTAAAGACAATTCTTGGAAAGTAATTACACAACTGGCACAGGCAAACCCCAATCTTAAAGGCATAAAATTTAAAAGAAACTACGGCAAGAGCGCTGCCTTGTATAAAGGCTTTGAAGCTGCACAAGGCAATGTAGTAATTACAATGGATGCCGATTTACAAGACTCTCCCGATGAAATTCCCGAACTTTACAACCTAATTACAAAAGAAAACTTCGACCTTGTTAGCGGTTGGAAACAAAAACGTTTCGACAACACACTCACCAAAAACATCCCCAGCAAACTCTACAATTGGACAACCCGAAAAGTAAGCGGCATTCAACTGCATGATATGAACTGCGGCTTAAAAGCATATAAAAACGAAGTAGTAAAAAGCATTGAAGTTTATGGTGAAATGCACCGCTACATTCCAGTACTTGCCAAACGTGCAGGCTACTCCAAAATAGGCGAAAAAACAGTGCAACATCAAGCCCGCAAATACGGCACTACCAAATTTGGAATCGAGCGCTTCCTTTATGGACTATTAGATCTGCTAAGCGTTACCTTCATAACCCAATTTGCAAAGCGCCCCATGCACCTATTTGGTGGTCTGGGCATACTAAGTTTCTTTATTGGTTTTTGCGTATTGCTGTACCTCTCTATTGCAAAATTTGCATTTGCAGCATATAGAATGACAGAGCGACCTATCTTTTACCTCGGTTTAATTTCTATAATCGTAGGCGTACAACTTTTCTTGGCCGGTTTTTTAGCAGAACTTATCTCGCGCAGTGCCTCCAATAGAAACGAATACGATATTTCCCAAAGAATAGGCATTACAGAATAA
- a CDS encoding DUF4199 domain-containing protein codes for MKYTTSLKFGIMSGLLMIVIYMLFYLLDATILASFFMLSIYLIPLFFMIYGGITYRKENNGYKSYGEAFLVLFIIAITSSLIIDWFGYALFKVIDPGLVEIIKEATIEKSAAMYEKMNLPEDQIEKQLKILKYTDFSPTLKTQAMRLAGSLVVSLILSSLIALFVRRNENTNNNIA; via the coding sequence ATGAAATATACCACATCACTTAAATTCGGCATTATGAGCGGTTTGCTTATGATAGTAATTTACATGCTGTTTTACCTACTCGATGCTACCATACTCGCATCGTTTTTTATGCTATCAATTTATTTAATTCCCTTATTCTTTATGATATATGGCGGTATTACCTACCGCAAAGAAAACAACGGCTACAAAAGCTATGGCGAAGCATTCTTAGTATTGTTTATTATTGCCATCACAAGTTCGCTTATTATTGATTGGTTTGGCTATGCACTTTTTAAAGTAATAGACCCCGGCTTGGTTGAAATAATTAAAGAAGCAACCATCGAAAAATCGGCAGCCATGTACGAGAAAATGAATTTGCCCGAAGACCAAATCGAAAAACAATTAAAAATACTGAAATACACCGACTTTTCACCCACTCTAAAAACACAAGCCATGAGGCTTGCAGGCTCCTTAGTAGTAAGCCTTATTCTTTCATCGCTCATTGCTTTGTTTGTGAGAAGAAACGAAAACACCAATAACAACATTGCCTGA
- a CDS encoding dihydroorotase: MNILIRSAKIIDTGSKHHNTVKDVFIQNGIISKIGSNLKPSGKYTEIKFKGLHLSTGWVDLNSFFADPGFEPKENIESGCRAAATGGFTHVCTMPNTAPALHSKSMIEYVRTKAQGNIVTVLPVGALTQNCEGKELAELYDMYNSGAVAFSDGLHPSPNAGLLERALDYIKAFNGVVFMHPEDKSISKNGAMHEGVTSTLLGLPAMPAFAEELAVARDLFILEYTQSRLHFLDISLKKSTELIRAAKKKKLQVTASVNAHHLAATDEAIGNYNTLFKTNPPLRTQSDIDALIKAIQDNTIDTITSQHLPHENDCKKLEFDKADFGIIGLETSFALANTALHTKVTTEQIIRLFSENPRKIAGIPTHTIQEESKADLTLFSPDFKWIFTEQHIASTSKNTPFIGKQLVGKSLGVINNGQIFLAPELR; encoded by the coding sequence ATGAACATTCTTATTCGATCCGCAAAGATTATTGACACCGGCTCTAAGCACCACAACACCGTTAAAGATGTTTTTATTCAAAACGGTATTATCTCAAAAATTGGTAGCAACCTCAAGCCTTCCGGTAAATACACCGAGATAAAATTTAAAGGATTACATCTTAGCACCGGATGGGTAGATTTAAACAGCTTTTTTGCTGACCCAGGTTTTGAACCGAAAGAAAATATAGAAAGCGGCTGCCGCGCTGCCGCCACAGGAGGTTTTACACACGTTTGTACCATGCCCAATACTGCACCTGCGCTGCATAGCAAAAGCATGATAGAGTATGTGCGCACCAAAGCACAAGGAAATATTGTAACCGTATTGCCGGTAGGAGCACTTACACAAAATTGCGAAGGCAAAGAACTGGCCGAATTATACGACATGTATAATTCCGGAGCAGTAGCTTTTTCTGATGGGCTACATCCTTCACCCAATGCAGGTTTATTGGAGCGTGCTTTAGATTATATAAAAGCCTTCAACGGAGTAGTTTTTATGCACCCCGAAGACAAAAGCATCTCCAAAAACGGAGCTATGCACGAAGGCGTTACAAGTACTTTACTTGGCTTACCTGCCATGCCTGCATTTGCAGAAGAATTAGCAGTAGCGCGCGATTTGTTTATATTGGAATACACCCAATCCAGACTCCACTTTTTAGACATATCACTCAAAAAATCTACAGAACTTATACGGGCTGCCAAAAAGAAAAAACTACAAGTAACAGCATCAGTAAATGCACATCATTTAGCAGCTACCGATGAAGCTATAGGCAACTACAACACTTTGTTTAAAACCAATCCGCCCTTGCGCACCCAAAGCGATATTGATGCACTCATAAAAGCTATTCAAGACAACACGATTGATACTATTACATCGCAACATCTACCACACGAAAACGATTGCAAAAAACTGGAATTCGATAAGGCAGACTTTGGCATCATTGGATTAGAAACATCTTTTGCCCTTGCCAATACAGCATTGCACACAAAAGTAACTACCGAGCAAATAATACGCCTATTTTCCGAAAACCCACGCAAAATTGCAGGTATTCCAACGCATACAATTCAAGAAGAAAGCAAAGCCGACCTTACCCTGTTTTCTCCCGATTTTAAATGGATTTTTACCGAACAGCATATTGCCTCTACTTCTAAAAACACCCCGTTTATTGGCAAGCAACTTGTTGGTAAATCATTAGGCGTTATCAATAATGGGCAAATATTTTTAGCACCCGAACTCAGATAA
- a CDS encoding RNA-binding protein: MNIYVSNINFRATEDGLREAFERFGTVSSVKIITDKQTGRSRGFGFVEMPNEEEGTQAIAQLNGVDFFERQLSVKQAEDRPEGGSRGGFNKGGGFNRGGGGFNKGGNRGGYEKRW; this comes from the coding sequence ATGAACATTTACGTAAGTAACATTAACTTCCGCGCCACCGAAGACGGTCTGCGTGAGGCTTTCGAGCGCTTCGGCACCGTAAGCAGTGTAAAAATTATTACCGACAAACAAACAGGAAGAAGCCGTGGCTTCGGCTTTGTTGAAATGCCTAACGAAGAAGAAGGCACACAAGCAATTGCCCAGCTAAACGGTGTTGATTTCTTTGAAAGACAACTTTCTGTGAAACAAGCCGAAGATCGCCCTGAAGGCGGAAGTCGCGGTGGTTTCAATAAAGGCGGAGGCTTTAATCGCGGTGGAGGCGGCTTTAACAAAGGCGGCAACCGTGGCGGTTACGAAAAACGCTGGTAA
- a CDS encoding alpha-2-macroglobulin family protein, with translation MRLNFPTSLAAIVLLFIAACNNSNRVTLIATNCTEEVPLRTNLTFSFSKDVVSDSLLQAGGWLKEDYIKFSPNIEGSYRWENNNTLVFSPANGLPPATTFTAEITDAVCKFSKYKLGRIAKLNFYTSPQHIENFTAQWTVTNSATREIGIQADVVFTHGQNINGLEKFISAKVNGIETPFTLTPTDNTQQFSLFIKGIKPLDKEYNLHISIKKGLLPIGGKNETKEVLNANYTLASPFVLNISNVEAAHDGAEGTIQVYTSQKILGNQLKSFISINPPVAFNAQVTDAGILISSPDFDATKTFELTIAKGLKGIIGGELKENYLNNIGFGALEPSISFSDKTAGYLSAKGNKNLMVNIVNVPAVKITIRKVYESNIMAALSNGVSNDYYSDYEYNDGSFSASDIVYEEEIATTRLPKKGELRVLNFNFKDKLPEFKGLYHIMLRSTADYWINDSRLISVSDLGLMARQTENTVVVFANSLKSANALGRVECQVFGKNNQLIGSGITDNNGNAVIQLKKFDAPGFAPALITAKTSTDFNYLSLRDSRIETSRFDVGGKILSSSGFDAFIYGERDMYRPGETVNLSAIIRTANWQPAGEIPVKMSFKLPNGQVLKSQKKTLNKQGSFEVAYELPANAITGSYLFELFTPNDVLLASKSILVEEFMPDKIRVISKLAQTELTEKDTIKLQVEAQNFFGTPAAERNYEVELQYNFQTFNPKKFPNYDFSLSNLEEYFQSITRQGITNNSGSFSEVFEMPTNITNQGIVKANLFTTVFDETGRPVNRFNTADIFTQKVFLGIQQNNYNYQPLNQNIRFGLVALLANETATTSQARVQVIKHEYKTVLTKSWDYFRYESQVDDKILTDQTITISGQNTVFNFIPKTPGDYEIRVSLPGANSYVQQQFYSYGNWGNSTSNFEVNKEGNIDIALDKENYQTGEQAKLLFKTPFNGKMLVTVERDDVMEKFYLNVENRTATASIQLKKAHLPNAYITATLFKAHTESTMPLTVAHGFKNISVSEPARKINVQIQAPEKVRSHTRQNITVKGAPNSLVTLAVVDEGILQITNYKTPDPFDFFYSKRALNVIGYDFYARLFPEIKSPLRSVGGDGFDLSKRTNPISNKRVKLVRYWSGIQSTNSNGTATFEVNIPQFSGELRLMAVNYVNEKFGAAESFIKVADPVVLSTGLPRFLSPGDEADVSLTLSNTTAKPMNIKIAVATEGPLAYQGIENTELYIPANSESKTSFKLLAKNSIGEAKVKVSATSGSEKFSDETDITVRPTASLQKISGNGIIAAGQNQSLTLGNADFMNGTESYTLTLSNSPLAAFGKNLTELIHYPYGCTEQITAAAFPQIYFSELSEAIGSNQQSNKSAAYNVTEAIKKIKMRQLYSGGITLWDNQPSEHWWASAFAAHFLIEAKQNGYSVDEHLLNPLLQFLESKLRNKEMYKYFFNRGNSKMVAAPEIPYSLYVLSLAGKTPKSSMNYYKANPHLLTTEGKFLLAAAFALGGDKSKLNELLPQNFSEEISDKDVSNNFSSDLRNQALALNVLIDVQPQNLQIPVLAKQIAQEFNTRKYLSTQELSFGITALGKLAKKDAAGNIHATIKSAGKLIGEVKNNSIKISPAQLKTNQVEIETKGTGKLYYFWESSGISKSGKVKEEDNFLKVRRTFYDRYGRAITNFNFKQNDLVIVAISLENAFGRSIENVVITDMLPAGFEIENPRTKEIPGTNWIKNENYATYTDIRDDRIHFFVDADKTKQTYYYAVRAVSPGTYQLGTLSADAMYAGEYHSYSGSGIIKVLNK, from the coding sequence CTTAGAAAAATTTATTTCAGCTAAAGTAAATGGAATAGAAACTCCTTTTACTTTAACTCCTACCGATAATACACAACAATTTTCTCTCTTCATAAAGGGAATAAAACCTTTAGATAAAGAGTATAATCTCCATATCTCAATAAAAAAAGGCTTACTTCCCATTGGCGGAAAAAACGAAACCAAAGAAGTACTAAATGCCAACTATACCCTTGCCTCGCCATTTGTATTAAACATCAGTAACGTAGAGGCAGCCCACGATGGCGCAGAAGGAACTATTCAAGTTTATACATCACAAAAAATACTTGGCAACCAACTTAAATCATTCATAAGCATCAATCCTCCGGTGGCGTTTAATGCACAAGTTACCGATGCGGGTATACTCATTTCATCGCCCGATTTTGATGCCACCAAAACATTTGAACTCACCATTGCCAAAGGGCTAAAAGGCATTATTGGCGGAGAATTGAAAGAGAATTATTTAAACAACATAGGCTTTGGTGCACTAGAGCCATCTATTTCTTTTTCAGATAAAACTGCAGGCTACCTTAGTGCAAAAGGCAATAAAAATTTAATGGTGAATATTGTAAATGTCCCTGCCGTAAAAATCACCATCCGCAAAGTATATGAAAGCAATATAATGGCAGCACTCAGCAACGGTGTTTCAAACGATTATTACAGCGACTACGAATACAACGATGGCTCTTTTTCTGCATCGGATATTGTGTATGAAGAAGAAATAGCCACAACTCGCCTACCCAAAAAAGGAGAATTGCGTGTATTGAATTTCAACTTTAAAGACAAACTCCCAGAATTCAAAGGACTATACCACATTATGTTGCGCTCCACTGCCGATTACTGGATAAACGACAGCCGCCTTATTTCTGTAAGCGACCTTGGGCTTATGGCACGCCAAACCGAAAACACGGTTGTAGTATTTGCCAACTCTCTAAAATCTGCCAACGCCCTTGGCAGGGTAGAATGCCAAGTGTTTGGAAAAAACAACCAACTTATTGGCTCCGGTATTACCGACAATAATGGCAATGCCGTAATTCAATTGAAAAAATTCGATGCTCCAGGATTTGCACCTGCGCTTATTACAGCAAAAACATCTACCGATTTCAACTATCTAAGTTTGCGCGATTCGCGCATAGAAACTTCCCGTTTTGATGTGGGAGGAAAAATACTTTCATCTTCGGGCTTCGATGCATTTATTTATGGCGAGCGCGATATGTATCGCCCGGGAGAAACCGTGAATTTATCGGCAATTATACGCACTGCCAATTGGCAACCCGCAGGCGAAATTCCTGTGAAAATGAGTTTTAAATTACCCAACGGACAAGTACTAAAATCGCAGAAAAAAACACTAAACAAACAAGGCTCGTTTGAAGTAGCCTACGAACTTCCCGCCAATGCCATTACGGGCAGTTATCTGTTTGAACTCTTTACACCAAACGATGTGCTTCTCGCTAGCAAAAGTATATTGGTAGAAGAATTTATGCCCGATAAAATTCGTGTAATTTCAAAGTTGGCACAAACAGAACTTACAGAAAAAGACACTATAAAACTGCAAGTAGAAGCACAAAACTTCTTTGGAACACCGGCAGCAGAACGCAACTACGAAGTTGAACTTCAATACAACTTCCAAACATTCAACCCTAAAAAATTCCCCAACTACGATTTTTCGCTTTCCAATTTAGAAGAGTACTTCCAAAGCATTACAAGACAAGGCATCACCAATAATTCCGGCAGCTTTAGCGAAGTATTTGAAATGCCAACCAATATAACCAACCAAGGCATTGTAAAAGCCAATTTATTCACTACCGTTTTTGATGAAACAGGACGCCCCGTAAATCGTTTTAACACTGCCGATATATTCACACAAAAAGTATTTCTTGGCATTCAACAAAACAACTACAACTATCAACCACTCAACCAAAATATTCGCTTTGGTTTAGTGGCACTACTTGCAAATGAAACCGCAACCACTTCGCAAGCCAGAGTTCAAGTTATTAAACACGAATACAAAACCGTACTAACCAAAAGCTGGGATTACTTTCGCTACGAAAGTCAAGTGGACGATAAAATTCTTACCGACCAAACCATTACTATATCCGGTCAAAACACCGTCTTTAATTTCATACCAAAAACCCCTGGCGATTACGAAATTAGAGTATCGCTGCCCGGAGCAAACAGCTATGTGCAGCAACAGTTTTATAGCTACGGAAATTGGGGAAACAGCACTTCTAACTTTGAAGTAAACAAAGAGGGAAACATTGACATTGCTCTCGATAAAGAAAACTACCAAACCGGAGAGCAGGCAAAACTACTTTTCAAAACACCATTTAACGGAAAAATGCTGGTAACAGTAGAGCGCGATGATGTAATGGAAAAGTTTTATCTAAACGTAGAAAACAGAACTGCCACAGCGTCAATTCAACTAAAGAAAGCACACCTGCCCAATGCGTATATTACCGCTACACTTTTTAAAGCACATACCGAAAGCACCATGCCGCTTACCGTTGCACACGGCTTTAAAAACATAAGCGTGTCAGAGCCTGCCAGAAAAATAAATGTTCAAATCCAAGCCCCCGAAAAAGTTAGAAGCCACACACGCCAAAACATCACTGTAAAGGGCGCCCCCAACTCGCTTGTTACCTTAGCGGTAGTAGATGAAGGTATATTGCAAATAACCAATTACAAAACTCCCGACCCATTCGATTTCTTCTATAGCAAACGTGCATTAAATGTAATTGGTTACGATTTTTACGCCCGCCTTTTCCCCGAAATTAAAAGCCCGCTCCGCAGTGTTGGTGGCGATGGTTTCGATTTAAGTAAACGCACCAACCCCATTAGCAATAAACGCGTAAAACTAGTGCGTTACTGGAGTGGCATACAATCTACCAACAGCAATGGCACTGCTACTTTCGAGGTAAACATACCACAGTTTAGTGGCGAGTTGCGCCTCATGGCAGTAAACTATGTAAACGAAAAATTTGGTGCAGCAGAATCATTTATAAAAGTGGCCGATCCTGTAGTGCTCAGCACCGGATTACCACGCTTTTTATCTCCGGGCGATGAAGCCGATGTGTCGCTTACATTAAGCAACACCACCGCCAAACCAATGAATATAAAAATTGCAGTAGCAACCGAAGGTCCTTTGGCATATCAAGGTATTGAAAATACTGAACTATATATTCCTGCCAATTCCGAAAGCAAAACATCGTTTAAACTCCTTGCCAAAAACAGTATTGGCGAAGCCAAAGTAAAAGTAAGTGCAACCTCCGGAAGCGAAAAATTTAGCGATGAAACAGACATTACCGTGCGCCCCACCGCCTCTTTACAAAAAATTTCAGGCAATGGAATAATTGCCGCAGGACAAAACCAATCTCTTACGCTTGGCAATGCCGATTTTATGAACGGAACCGAATCTTACACACTAACGCTCAGCAATTCACCCTTAGCAGCCTTTGGTAAAAACCTAACCGAACTCATACACTATCCATACGGATGTACCGAGCAAATTACCGCTGCCGCCTTTCCTCAAATATACTTCTCTGAACTAAGCGAAGCCATTGGCAGCAACCAGCAGAGCAATAAATCTGCCGCTTACAATGTAACCGAAGCCATCAAAAAAATTAAAATGCGCCAACTCTATAGTGGAGGTATCACCCTTTGGGATAATCAACCAAGCGAACATTGGTGGGCAAGTGCCTTTGCTGCACATTTTCTTATCGAAGCAAAACAAAACGGATACTCCGTAGATGAACATCTTTTGAATCCACTTCTTCAATTCTTAGAATCCAAATTGCGCAATAAAGAAATGTACAAATACTTCTTCAACCGAGGCAACTCCAAAATGGTTGCCGCGCCTGAAATTCCATACAGCCTTTATGTACTTTCCTTAGCCGGGAAAACGCCCAAAAGCTCCATGAATTATTACAAAGCAAATCCTCATCTGCTCACCACCGAAGGCAAATTTTTATTGGCTGCAGCTTTCGCTCTTGGAGGCGATAAATCCAAGCTAAATGAACTGCTACCACAAAATTTTTCAGAGGAAATTTCCGACAAAGATGTAAGCAACAACTTCTCCAGCGATTTGCGCAACCAAGCATTGGCATTAAATGTGCTTATTGATGTACAACCGCAAAACCTTCAGATTCCCGTATTAGCAAAACAAATTGCCCAAGAGTTCAATACAAGAAAATACCTAAGCACACAAGAACTTTCGTTTGGCATTACGGCCTTAGGTAAGTTAGCAAAAAAAGATGCTGCTGGCAATATACATGCCACTATAAAATCGGCAGGCAAATTGATAGGAGAAGTAAAAAATAATTCAATTAAAATTTCACCTGCACAGCTAAAAACAAACCAAGTTGAAATTGAAACAAAAGGAACCGGAAAACTCTATTACTTCTGGGAAAGCAGTGGCATTTCTAAATCCGGAAAAGTAAAAGAAGAAGACAACTTCTTAAAAGTACGCAGAACCTTTTACGACAGATATGGTCGAGCAATTACCAATTTTAATTTCAAACAAAACGATTTGGTAATAGTTGCAATTTCGCTCGAAAATGCCTTTGGCAGAAGCATTGAAAACGTTGTAATAACAGATATGCTGCCTGCAGGGTTTGAAATTGAAAATCCCCGCACCAAAGAAATACCCGGCACCAACTGGATAAAAAATGAGAACTATGCTACCTACACCGATATACGCGATGACCGTATTCACTTTTTTGTAGATGCCGATAAAACAAAGCAAACTTATTACTATGCCGTGCGTGCCGTTAGCCCCGGCACCTATCAATTAGGAACATTAAGTGCCGATGCCATGTATGCCGGAGAATACCACTCTTATAGCGGCAGCGGCATAATAAAAGTACTTAATAAATAA